One region of Manis pentadactyla isolate mManPen7 chromosome 9, mManPen7.hap1, whole genome shotgun sequence genomic DNA includes:
- the LOC130684839 gene encoding olfactory receptor 8H1-like codes for MGRRNTTQVADFILLGLTDSPEIQLVLFLLFLLMYLITVLGNAGMVLVICLDVRLHTPMYFFLSHLSFLDLIYSTVITPKTLENLLASTKCISYMSCFTQMYFFVFLVATECILLSSMAYDRYVAICNPLHYPVIMSTRLCCSLILGSYLIGFMDSIVNVLFMSSLHFCDSNVIHHFFCDVSPILALSCTDTHGVEIMIFIFAGSTLMVSLITISASYVSILSTILKITSTSGKRKAFSTCASHLLGVTIFYGTTMFTYLKPSKSYSLGKDQVASVFYTIMIPMLNPLIYSLRNKEVKNALFRIMQKREDSRQLKVTLAS; via the exons ATGGGCAGAAGGAATACCACGCAGGTGGCAGACTTCATCCTTCTGGGGCTGACGGATTCCCCGGAGATCCAGCTGGTCCTCTTTCTGCTGTTCCTGCTGATGTACCTGATCACAGTGCTGGGGAACGCAGGCATGGTGCTGGTGATCTGCCTGGACGTCAGGcttcacacccccatgtactttttcctcagtCACCTGAGCTTTCTCGACCTCATTTACTCAACCGTCATCACACCTAAAACCTTAGAGAACTTACTGGCTTCCACCAAGTGTATTTCCTACATGAGCTGCTTCACCCAGATGTACTTTTTTGTCTTCTTGGTTGCCACAGAATGTATTCTTCTCTCCTCAATGGCCTATGATCGCTACGTAGCCATCTGCAACCCCCTCCACTACCCTGTCATTATGTCCACAAGGCTCTGCTGCTCCCTCATCTTGGGGTCCTACCTCATTGGATTTATGGATTCCATTGTCAATGTGCTTTTCATGAGCAGcttgcatttctgtgattccaATGTAATCCATCACTTTTTCTGTGATGTATCCCCGATTTTAGCCCTATCTTGCACCGACACACATGGGGTTGAAATCatgatatttatttttgctgGTTCCACTCTAATGGTGTCTCTGATCACAATATCTGCATCCTATGTGTCCATTCTGTCTACCATCCTGAAAATTACTTCCACTTCAGGGAAGCGGAAAGCCTTCTCTACTTGTGCCTCCCATCTCCTAGGAGTCACCATATTTTATGGCACTACAATGTTCACTTACTTAAAACCAAGTAAATCCTACTCTTTGGGAAAGGATCAAGTAGCTTCTGTGTTTTACACAATCATGATCCCCATGCTGAATCCACTCATTTATAGTCTTAggaacaaagaagtgaaaaatgccCTCTTTAGAATCATGCAGAAGAGAGAGGACTCTAGGCAATTAAA ggtgacgttagcttcatag